From a region of the Mercurialis annua linkage group LG1-X, ddMerAnnu1.2, whole genome shotgun sequence genome:
- the LOC126685072 gene encoding uncharacterized protein LOC126685072 — protein sequence MMGDPEVPQKFDQSTEPTKENEPIKENEPTAENEPSKENEPTKENENEELGEHNEEEDEEVGECGFCLFMKGGGCKDTFVAWEDCVQESENKNEDIVEKCFEVTAALKKCMEAHADYYMPILQAEKSQEEEIRKQLDEEKAQEEEIRKQSDEEKAEEEEARKRFDEEKAEEEEIRKRLDEEKAHDESELNVPEKKME from the exons ATGATGGGAG ATCCTGAAGTTCCACAAAAATTTGATCAGTCAACAGAACCAAcaaaagagaacgaaccaataaaagagaacgaaccaacaGCAGAAAACGAACCATCAAAGGAGAACGAACCAACAAAAGAGAATGAAAATGAAGAACTGGGAGAACATAATGAGGAAGAGGATGAAGAGGTGGGAGAATGTGGATTTTGTTTGTTCATGAAAGGGGGTGGGTGCAAAGATACCTTTGTAGCATGGGAGGATTGTGTCCAAGAGTCCGAGAACAAGAATGAGGATATCGTGGAGAAGTGCTTTGAGGTGACTGCGGCCTTGAAGAAGTGTATGGAAGCTCATGCTGATTACTATATGCCAATTTTGCAGGCAGAGAAGTCTCAAGAAGAGGAAATCAGAAAGCAATTAGACGAAGAAAAAGCTCAAGAAGAGGAAATCAGGAAGCAATCAGATGAAGAAAAAGCTGAAGAAGAGGAAGCCAGGAAGCGATTTGACGAAGAAAAAGCTGAAGAAGAGGAAATCAGAAAGCGATTAGACGAAGAAAAAGCTCATGATGAATCTGAATTAAATGTGCCCGAGAAGAAAATGGAGTAG
- the LOC126653826 gene encoding probable zinc metalloprotease EGY1, chloroplastic, with product MGTLTSWTSFSTLNLRDRRIAACELSRSNTKIQNVERIIRSGFHLSVSKREKLYRKVMRVRCLGSNNDSELDKNKNIVESNGVTDSNVKTVLLEDKDDTPTDNPSSASSTPPPTISPVGPAYNNFQVDSFKLMELLGPEKVDPTDVKLIKDKLFGYSTFWVVKEEPFGDFGEGILFLGNLRGTREDVFSKLQTQLVEVTGDKYNLFMVEEPNSEGPDPRGGPRVSFGLLRKEVSEPGPTTLWQYVIAFLLFLLTVGSSLELGIASQINRLPPEVVKYFTDPNAIEPPDMELLIPYVDSALPLAYGILGILSFHELGHFLAAFPKKVKLSIPFFIPNITLGSFGAITQFKSIIPDRSTKVDISLAGPFAGAALSFSMFAVGLLLSSNPTAAGDLVQVPSMLFQGSLLLGLISRATLGYAALHAATVSIHPLVIAGWCGLTTTALNMLPAGCLDGGRAVQGAFGKGALTGLGLATYALLGLGVLGGPLSLPWGLYVLICQRAPEKACLNDVTEVGTWRQAAVVTAILLVVLTLLPIADELAEELGIGLVTTF from the exons ATGGGGACTCTCACTAGCTGGACTAGCTTCAGCACTCTCAATTTGAGAGACAGAAGAATTGCAGCGTGTGAGCTCAGCCGGAGTAACACGAAGATACAAAATGTGGAGAGAATCATAAGGTCAGGGTTTCACCTCTCAGTCTCAAAACGAGAGAAATTGTATAGGAAAGTTATGAGAGTTAGGTGTTTAGGTAGCAATAATGATAGCGAGttagataaaaacaaaaacatcgTTGAGAGTAATGGTGTTACTGATTCCAATGTCAAAACTGTGCTGCTTGAGGACAAAGATGACACACCAACTGATAACCCTTCTTCTGCTTCTTCAACG CCACCGCCAACAATATCTCCCGTTGGACCAGCTTACAACAATTTCCAAGTTGACTCCTTTAAATTGATGGAGCTTCTTGGACCTGAGAAGGTTGATCCCACTGATGTGAAGCTCATCAAGGACAAACTTTTCGGCTATTCAACCTTCTGGGTAGTAAAAGAAGAGCCATTTGGAGATTTTGGTGAGGGCATTCTTTTTCTTGGTAACTTGAGGGGAACGAGGGAAGATGTTTTTTCCAAACTTCAGACTCAGTTGGTTGAAGTCACAGGTGACAAATATAACCTCTTTATGGTGGAGGAACCCAATTCTGAAGGACCAGATCCCAGAGGCGGGCCACGAGTTAGCTTTGGTTTGCTACGAAAAGAGGTTTCAGAACCAGGGCCTACAACACTTTGGCAATATGTCATTGCATTCTTGTTATTTCTCTTGACTGTTGGCTCATCTTTGGAGCTAGGCATTGCATCTCAG ATTAATCGCCTTCCTCCTGAGGTAGTGAAGTACTTTACAGATCCAAATGCTATCGAACCACCCGATATGGAGCTACTAATCCCATATGTGGACTCAGCTTTGCCCCTAGCTTATGGTATCTTGGGAATTCTGTCGTTTCAT GAACTTGGGCACTTTCTGGCTGCTTTTCCAAAGAAAGTAAAGCTAAGCATTCCCTTTTTCATTCCAAACATCACTCTTGGCAGCTTTGGTGCAATCACTCAG TTCAAATCAATTATTCCCGATCGAAGTACAAAAGTTGACATATCCCTTGCTGGTCCTTTTGCTGGTGCTGCACTTTCTTTCTCAATGTTTGCTGTTGGCTTGCTGCTTTCATCAAATCCAACTGCTGCAGGAGACTTAGTACAGGTTCCTAGCATGCTGTTTCAAGGCTCCTTGCTTCTTGGACTGATCAGCAGAGCCACTCTCGGTTATGC AGCATTGCATGCTGCAACAGTCTCTATACATCCTCTAGTGATTGCAGGCTG GTGTGGCTTAACTACGACAGCTCTAAATATGCTTCCAGCGGGGTGCCTTGATGGCGGAAGAGCTGTACAG GGTGCTTTCGGGAAAGGTGCACTAACTGGACTTGGGTTGGCAACATACGCATTACTTGGCTTAGGAGTG CTCGGTGGACCGTTGTCACTTCCATGGGGACTATATGTTTTGATATGTCAG AGGGCACCCGAGAAAGCATGTTTAAACGACGTGACGGAGGTCGGGACATGGAGGCAAGCAGCAGTCGTAACAGCTATATTGCTAGTTGTATTAACCCTGCTTCCAATAGCGGACGAACTTGCTGAAGAGCTGGGTATAGGTCTTGTAACCACATTTTAA
- the LOC126653834 gene encoding histone-lysine N-methyltransferase SUVR3, which produces MYFWEIHESKNPQLQMNKKQNIKEPEKNQNLINQNPLIQFSNHILPYLTPQELSNISLTCKSLSQISKKITLNRTLDASRSLENNEIPFHNTLDNTPYAYFLYTQSNILPSQSITRQSWGGPSPRRPPRYEGLLECDCDCEECNQEEEEEDGVSVLGVEEVEMGIMSECGTSCGCGFKCRNRLTQKGVSVKLKIVRDLRKGWGLWADQFIWEGQFVCEYAGELLTTEEARRRQEIYDKLASSGRFSSSLLVVREHLPSGKACLRVNIDATRVGNVARFINHSCDGGNLSTMLVRSAGDLLPRLCFFASRDINEGEELTFSYGEVRIRSKGLQCFCGSSCCLGTLPSENT; this is translated from the exons ATGTATTTCTGGGAAATACACGAATCAAAGAATCCACAACTGCAAATGAACAAGAAACAGAACATCAAAGAAcccgaaaaaaatcaaaacctaatcAACCAGAATCCATTAATCCAATTTTCAAATCACATCCTACCATACTTAACACCACAAGAACTCTCAAATATCTCACTAACATGCAAATCCCTCTCACAAATCTCCAAAAAAATCACTCTCAACCGAACCCTAGACGCCTCTCGATCACTCGAAAACAACGAAATCCCATTTCACAACACACTCGACAACACCCCATACGCCTATTTCCTTTACACCCAATCAAACATCCTCCCTTCCCAATCTATCACGCGCCAATCTTGGGGCGGCCCGTCACCGCGAAGGCCGCCGCGATATGAGGGTTTGTTAGAGTGTGATTGTGACTGTGAAGAGTGTAAtcaggaggaggaggaggaggatggTGTGAGTGTTTTGGGGGTGGAAGAGGTGGAGATGGGGATAATGAGTGAGTGTGGAACGAGTTGTGGGTGTGGGTTTAAGTGTAGGAATCGGTTGACTCAGAAGGGTGTTTCTGTAAAACTAAAGATTGTTAGGGATTTGAGAAAAGGTTGGGGTTTGTGGGCTGATCAGTTTATTTGGGAAGGTCAATTTGTTTGCGAGTATGCTG GTGAACTATTGACAACTGAAGAAGCTAGAAGACGGCAAGAAATCTACGACAAGCTGGCATCAAGTGGTCGATTTTCTTCCTCTCTTTTGGTTGTGAGAGAGCATCTTCCATCAGGAAAAGCTTGTTTGAGGGTGAATATTGATGCCACACGTGTAGGAAATGTTGCAAGATTCATTAACCATTCTTGTGATGGCGGAAATTTATCGACAATGCTAGTGAGAAGCGCAGGAGATTTGCTGCCTCGTCTTTGTTTCTTTGCTTCCAGAGACATAAATGAAGGGGAAGAGCTTACATTTAGCTATGGGGAAGTCAGGATCAGGTCGAAGGG